A single window of Meiothermus sp. DNA harbors:
- a CDS encoding nucleotidyltransferase domain-containing protein, which produces MTPILLPERIVQVLRVICPILNDARVEWAVSGSLALALHGLPVVPKDIDLQTDRLGAEQMAKLLAEYLVYPPGMHLGVRLVRSYLAQFKIQGLEVEAMGSLEFQSPDGRWNPAPDFRRKRTTVDYLGLSIPVVSLEFLLAFYTQLQRPGRVALIEARLKALGEGGQGS; this is translated from the coding sequence ATGACACCCATTCTGCTGCCCGAACGGATTGTCCAGGTGTTGCGGGTGATCTGCCCCATCCTGAACGATGCCCGGGTGGAGTGGGCGGTGAGCGGCAGCCTGGCTCTGGCACTGCACGGGTTGCCGGTAGTGCCCAAGGACATTGACCTCCAGACCGACCGCCTGGGGGCTGAGCAGATGGCAAAGTTGCTGGCCGAGTATCTGGTCTATCCCCCGGGAATGCACCTGGGGGTGCGGCTGGTGCGCTCGTATCTGGCCCAGTTCAAGATACAGGGCCTCGAGGTCGAGGCCATGGGCAGCCTGGAGTTTCAAAGTCCAGATGGGCGCTGGAACCCCGCCCCCGACTTCCGGCGCAAACGGACGACGGTGGACTACCTCGGTCTCAGCATCCCGGTGGTTTCACTCGAGTTCCTGCTGGCCTTCTATACCCAGCTCCAGCGCCCGGGCCGGGTCGCCCTGATCGAGGCCAGACTCAAAGCCTTGGGGGAGGGCGGTCAGGGTTCGTGA
- a CDS encoding GNAT family N-acetyltransferase — MNRPVAQTHLSQLAELLSWMDEAPERRSLAPEARTPEGLWWEVLAGEDEKAWVWLEAGRVQGYGALVPFWEGAALEGPIIRAGDGKALLEHLVKKARQEGFPTLYAFPESRNRHARDLLEQVGFAPEHTTYFYAIGRADLSYPVPRGFKIERAEPCDPEVYRSLYSRADDGWSLRLHWTDEELRQHFLGAEVELFMAFQAHNGEPVGMAELELDDTQAEIAYIGVVPEARGKGLGRALLGAAAEWAFSNPQIQTLQVRAHDHEKAAQALYKRLGFKETSAVVTYALELF, encoded by the coding sequence ATGAACCGGCCTGTTGCTCAAACCCACCTTTCCCAGCTCGCCGAGCTGCTCTCCTGGATGGACGAGGCGCCCGAGCGCCGTTCGCTGGCGCCTGAGGCGCGTACCCCTGAGGGGCTATGGTGGGAGGTGTTGGCCGGAGAGGACGAGAAAGCCTGGGTCTGGCTCGAGGCGGGCCGGGTACAGGGGTATGGGGCCCTGGTACCCTTCTGGGAAGGGGCGGCCCTCGAGGGCCCCATCATCCGTGCGGGCGACGGCAAGGCCCTGCTGGAGCACCTGGTCAAAAAAGCCCGACAGGAAGGGTTTCCTACCCTATATGCCTTTCCTGAATCCCGCAACCGCCATGCCCGCGATTTGCTCGAGCAGGTGGGTTTTGCCCCCGAACACACCACCTACTTTTATGCCATCGGCCGTGCCGATCTGTCCTATCCGGTACCAAGAGGCTTCAAGATTGAGCGGGCCGAGCCTTGCGACCCCGAGGTGTACCGCAGCCTCTACAGCCGGGCCGACGACGGCTGGAGCCTGCGCTTGCACTGGACCGACGAAGAGTTGCGCCAGCACTTCCTGGGCGCGGAGGTGGAGCTTTTTATGGCTTTCCAGGCCCACAACGGGGAACCTGTGGGGATGGCCGAGCTCGAGCTCGACGACACCCAGGCCGAGATCGCCTACATCGGGGTGGTGCCTGAAGCCAGGGGGAAGGGCTTAGGCCGGGCCCTTCTGGGTGCAGCTGCCGAGTGGGCCTTTAGCAACCCACAGATTCAGACCCTACAAGTGCGCGCCCACGACCACGAAAAAGCCGCCCAGGCCCTCTACAAGCGTCTAGGCTTCAAGGAGACCAGCGCCGTGGTGACCTATGCGCTCGAGCTCTTTTGA
- a CDS encoding diacylglycerol kinase family protein produces the protein MSSFTTFVINPAAGRGRVGQMLRQLETTIRQHARSSNLQITITQAPGHGLEVARSAPAGSRVVAVGGDGTVHEVVRGIAGSDKAIGVIPIGSGNDFARMLGLHRFSLEAALQTALHGSVHSVDLGLVNGQPYGASLGIGFDAAVARKALSAPTFLRGMPRYLYSIFGVLKELELPTLELVQNGQTVYQGPSLLVALMNGPAYGGGIPIVPDAVPTDGLISVAVAGAFSRLGVVGILPRLIVGQHVHHPRLHFFQGTEFTARFDRPVPAHSDGELLLPSHTYQVQVVPGGLRVIRP, from the coding sequence ATGAGTAGCTTTACCACCTTTGTCATCAACCCGGCAGCAGGGCGTGGGCGGGTGGGCCAGATGTTGCGGCAGCTCGAGACCACCATTCGCCAGCACGCCCGGTCTTCGAATCTACAAATCACCATCACCCAGGCCCCAGGCCACGGCCTCGAGGTGGCCCGCAGCGCCCCTGCGGGGAGCCGGGTGGTGGCAGTAGGCGGCGACGGAACCGTGCACGAGGTGGTGCGGGGAATCGCCGGCTCGGACAAGGCGATTGGGGTTATCCCGATCGGCAGCGGCAACGACTTCGCCCGCATGCTGGGCCTGCACCGGTTTTCCCTCGAGGCTGCCCTGCAAACCGCACTGCACGGAAGCGTTCACTCGGTAGACCTCGGCCTGGTCAACGGCCAGCCCTACGGGGCCAGCCTGGGCATCGGATTCGATGCAGCCGTAGCCCGCAAGGCCCTTTCGGCCCCCACTTTTCTGCGGGGGATGCCCCGTTACCTGTATTCGATTTTTGGCGTGCTAAAGGAGCTGGAGCTGCCCACCCTCGAGCTCGTGCAAAACGGCCAGACCGTCTACCAGGGCCCGAGTTTGCTGGTAGCCCTGATGAACGGCCCAGCCTATGGGGGAGGTATCCCCATCGTCCCCGATGCAGTACCTACCGACGGCCTCATCTCGGTCGCAGTGGCCGGTGCATTTAGCCGCCTGGGGGTGGTGGGGATTCTACCTCGGCTGATTGTGGGCCAACACGTGCACCACCCCCGGCTTCACTTCTTCCAGGGCACCGAGTTCACCGCCCGTTTCGACCGCCCGGTTCCGGCCCATTCCGATGGGGAGCTGCTCCTGCCCAGTCACACGTATCAGGTACAGGTGGTTCCGGGGGGCCTGAGGGTGATCCGGCCGTGA
- a CDS encoding GGDEF domain-containing phosphodiesterase encodes MNEVSWKLFAPLSIEGATLLIEHQDLPSGMAIRLGGAGGVVLKPQEAQELLLNLLTGESWVSSRLVWAAPRLHIGQRGYNLSERAKLALIEALQSLLVESHGVAVNPMPKETWQRSLLEITQHRFASVEEALPKLGEILLSLGFKGVCLWLRDSNERTLKLVGQYPEASPPEDLSPERHAVYFQVLERNLLIASDDARQDARLTELRDILISRGLGAVLQVVFHSENGLRGVMWIESLQPRQWSNADETLALAMAQVIERILRPLKDDLKIQTPERKSLAVKRSEFELNLAQALSLAQRHGRSLALMRIRIEGMNKAQTEQAAREIAYTLRQSDSLAYLGDQGFALLLAEVRWAAGASRVAHRLLGRLRAALSGLKMGIGIAMYPQDATSVEGLWGQAEQACQKALETGGGIRLLTPGASELQDALTQDNLTLHFQPVFNLSDLELVAVEALARWPKPKGLHQAGEFLPLAEQVGLMSAQDRWALDKVLDQAALWKPSGVSARFSVNISAETLVDPNFPTVLQEMFSAKRLPTDIIIIELSEEAILSDLETASRSLEILKHLGVSIALDNFGTNPLPLTQLKRLPLDWIKLNPALSSSENATLAKAAIDMVHAVGTKAVAKGLEEQSQLTRMKELGADYGQGHILGWPVPAEDLGALLVWGIGT; translated from the coding sequence GTGAACGAGGTCAGTTGGAAGCTATTTGCGCCGCTCTCGATTGAAGGGGCCACGCTCCTGATCGAGCACCAGGATTTACCTTCGGGTATGGCCATACGGCTGGGAGGGGCAGGGGGTGTTGTACTTAAGCCCCAAGAAGCCCAGGAGCTATTGCTCAACCTGCTCACCGGCGAATCCTGGGTAAGCAGCCGCCTGGTCTGGGCGGCGCCCCGGCTGCACATCGGACAAAGAGGCTACAACCTGAGCGAGCGGGCCAAGCTGGCCTTGATCGAGGCCTTGCAGTCGCTGTTGGTGGAATCCCATGGCGTGGCAGTCAACCCCATGCCCAAAGAAACCTGGCAGCGCTCGCTCCTGGAAATTACCCAGCATCGCTTTGCCAGCGTGGAAGAAGCCCTGCCCAAGCTGGGCGAAATTTTGCTTTCCCTAGGCTTCAAAGGCGTCTGTTTGTGGCTGCGCGACAGCAACGAGCGTACCCTAAAACTGGTCGGCCAGTACCCCGAAGCCTCCCCCCCCGAAGACCTATCGCCCGAGCGGCACGCAGTGTATTTCCAGGTGCTCGAGCGCAACCTGCTCATCGCCTCCGACGATGCCCGCCAGGACGCCCGCCTGACCGAGCTGCGCGACATCCTGATCAGCCGGGGGCTGGGCGCGGTCTTGCAGGTGGTGTTTCATAGCGAAAACGGCCTGCGGGGGGTAATGTGGATCGAAAGCCTCCAACCCCGTCAATGGAGCAACGCCGACGAAACCCTGGCCCTGGCCATGGCCCAGGTCATCGAGCGCATCCTGCGCCCCCTCAAAGACGACCTTAAAATCCAGACCCCCGAGCGCAAGTCGCTGGCAGTCAAGCGCAGCGAGTTCGAACTTAATCTGGCCCAGGCCCTCTCGCTGGCCCAGCGGCACGGGCGCTCCTTGGCCCTGATGCGCATCCGAATCGAGGGGATGAACAAAGCCCAGACCGAACAGGCCGCCCGCGAAATTGCCTATACCCTGCGCCAGAGCGACTCCCTGGCCTACCTAGGCGACCAGGGCTTTGCCTTGCTGCTTGCTGAGGTGCGCTGGGCAGCAGGGGCCAGCCGGGTGGCCCACCGCTTGTTAGGCCGTTTGCGGGCCGCCCTCTCGGGCCTAAAAATGGGGATAGGCATCGCAATGTACCCCCAGGACGCCACCTCGGTGGAGGGCTTGTGGGGCCAGGCCGAACAAGCCTGCCAAAAGGCCCTCGAGACCGGCGGCGGCATTCGCCTCCTAACCCCCGGCGCCAGCGAGCTGCAAGATGCCCTCACGCAAGACAACCTGACCTTGCACTTTCAGCCGGTTTTTAACCTGAGCGACCTCGAGCTCGTAGCGGTCGAGGCCCTGGCCCGCTGGCCCAAACCCAAGGGGCTGCACCAGGCCGGGGAGTTTCTGCCCTTAGCCGAGCAGGTTGGCCTGATGAGCGCCCAGGATCGCTGGGCCCTCGACAAGGTGCTCGACCAGGCCGCCCTCTGGAAGCCCTCCGGGGTCAGCGCCCGCTTTAGCGTGAACATCTCCGCCGAGACCCTGGTAGACCCCAACTTCCCCACCGTCTTGCAAGAGATGTTCTCGGCCAAACGCCTGCCCACCGACATCATCATCATCGAGCTGAGCGAGGAAGCCATCCTGAGCGACCTCGAGACCGCCAGCCGCAGCCTCGAGATCCTCAAGCACCTGGGGGTCTCCATCGCCCTCGACAACTTCGGCACCAACCCCCTCCCGCTCACCCAGCTCAAACGCTTGCCGCTCGACTGGATCAAGCTCAACCCGGCCCTCTCTTCCTCCGAGAACGCTACCTTAGCCAAGGCGGCCATTGACATGGTGCACGCCGTCGGCACCAAAGCAGTCGCCAAGGGCTTAGAGGAGCAGTCCCAGCTCACCCGCATGAAGGAACTGGGCGCCGACTACGGCCAGGGTCACATCCTGGGCTGGCCCGTCCCCGCCGAAGACCTGGGGGCCCTGCTGGTGTGGGGCATCGGCACCTGA